In a genomic window of Longimicrobiales bacterium:
- the hypF gene encoding carbamoyltransferase HypF, whose protein sequence is MSGAPARLRIRVRGAVQGVGFRPFVYRLAHSLGVAGWVSNDTGGVIIEAEAAPSVLRAFLAALAQQAPPQARVQAVDERPIAALGAAGFSILPSQTTGLLETVMLPDLATCGECLAEVLDPADRRSGYAFTNCTSCGPRFTIIQALPYDRPNTTMSGFRMCGTCDAEYHEPLDRRFHAQPNACPSCGPHLALHDAAGDVLDAGDDGAIIRRAVAELEAGRILAIKGLGGFHLMVDATSEPAVRRLRERKHRPVRPFALMVRDADAARALCTVGEEAALLLRGPAAPIVLLDRREDACAAAAVAPGQQRLGVMLPAMPLQHLLLAAFRRPVVATSGNLSDEPICISSEEAFDRLRDVADLFLTHDRPIARHVDDSVAFFAAGAPRLLRRARGYAPLPVTLRRPVPDLLAVGAQLKNTIALARGRDVFLSQHIGDLEAVPAQRAFERVISDFLRMYQGRPVAIAHDLHPDYAATQWAARFAAESGVPLISVQHHHAHHAACLAENRREGPALGVVWDGTGLGTDRTIWGGEFLLGDAAGVTRVAHLRTFRLPGGDAAIQEPRRSTLALLHERFGADALRSRSLLALESIDENRRDLLLRMLERNFHTPVTSSAGRLLDGLAVLLGLSPVATYEGQAAIELEALAAGTENARYPLALQSEDGALVLDWRPLLDAVLADLVRGIDRTRIAARIHNGLAAGIAQVCARADVETVALSGGCFQNRLLLERTVSLLRTQGHEVLLHAQVPPNDGGIALGQIAVAAARLAQQEV, encoded by the coding sequence GTGAGCGGGGCACCCGCGCGCCTGCGCATCCGCGTGCGTGGTGCGGTGCAGGGCGTCGGCTTCCGCCCCTTCGTGTACCGGCTCGCGCACTCGCTCGGCGTTGCGGGCTGGGTCTCTAACGACACGGGCGGCGTGATCATCGAGGCGGAAGCCGCGCCATCGGTGCTGCGCGCGTTCCTGGCCGCTCTCGCGCAGCAGGCGCCGCCGCAGGCAAGGGTCCAGGCCGTGGACGAGCGACCGATCGCCGCACTGGGTGCTGCCGGCTTCTCGATTCTGCCGAGCCAGACCACTGGCCTGCTCGAAACGGTCATGCTGCCCGACCTGGCGACGTGTGGCGAGTGCCTCGCGGAGGTGCTCGATCCTGCGGACCGCCGATCCGGCTACGCGTTCACCAACTGCACCAGCTGCGGCCCGCGCTTCACGATCATACAGGCGCTGCCCTACGATCGGCCGAACACGACCATGAGCGGCTTCCGCATGTGCGGCACGTGCGACGCCGAGTACCACGAGCCGCTCGATCGTCGCTTCCACGCGCAGCCGAACGCGTGCCCCTCGTGCGGGCCGCACCTGGCGCTGCACGATGCCGCCGGTGACGTCCTCGATGCCGGCGACGACGGCGCGATCATCCGGCGTGCGGTCGCCGAGCTCGAGGCCGGCCGCATCCTGGCAATCAAGGGGCTGGGCGGCTTTCATCTCATGGTGGACGCCACCAGCGAGCCTGCGGTGCGGCGGCTGCGGGAGCGCAAGCACCGGCCGGTGCGGCCGTTCGCACTGATGGTGCGTGACGCGGACGCAGCGCGTGCTCTATGCACGGTCGGCGAGGAAGCGGCACTGCTGCTCCGCGGGCCCGCCGCACCGATCGTGCTGCTGGACAGGCGCGAGGATGCATGCGCGGCTGCAGCGGTGGCGCCCGGCCAGCAGCGGCTGGGCGTGATGCTGCCCGCAATGCCGCTGCAGCACCTGTTGCTCGCAGCGTTCCGGCGTCCTGTCGTCGCGACCAGCGGCAACCTGAGCGACGAGCCGATCTGCATCAGCAGCGAAGAGGCGTTCGATCGCCTGCGGGACGTTGCCGACCTGTTCCTCACGCACGACCGTCCGATTGCCCGCCACGTGGACGACAGTGTCGCCTTCTTTGCTGCCGGCGCACCGCGCCTGCTGCGACGCGCACGCGGCTATGCGCCGCTGCCCGTCACGCTGCGGCGGCCCGTGCCCGACCTGCTGGCGGTCGGCGCCCAGCTCAAGAACACGATCGCACTCGCACGCGGCCGCGACGTCTTCCTGAGCCAGCACATCGGGGACCTGGAGGCCGTGCCCGCGCAGCGCGCCTTCGAGCGGGTGATCTCGGATTTCCTGCGGATGTACCAGGGCCGCCCGGTCGCGATCGCGCACGACCTGCATCCGGACTACGCGGCGACACAGTGGGCAGCGCGCTTTGCAGCAGAGTCCGGTGTCCCGCTGATAAGTGTGCAGCACCATCATGCGCACCACGCCGCGTGCCTGGCGGAGAACCGCCGGGAGGGCCCGGCACTGGGCGTCGTGTGGGACGGCACGGGCCTCGGCACGGATCGCACGATCTGGGGAGGCGAGTTCCTGCTCGGCGACGCTGCCGGCGTCACGCGCGTGGCACACCTGCGCACGTTCCGGCTGCCGGGGGGCGATGCGGCGATCCAGGAGCCGCGCCGGTCCACGCTCGCGCTGCTGCACGAGCGGTTCGGTGCGGATGCATTGCGTTCCCGCAGTCTCCTCGCGCTCGAGAGCATCGATGAGAACCGGCGCGATCTGCTGCTGCGCATGCTCGAGCGCAACTTCCACACGCCAGTGACGAGCAGTGCCGGTCGCCTGCTCGATGGGCTTGCAGTACTGCTCGGCCTTTCACCGGTCGCCACGTACGAGGGCCAGGCGGCAATCGAGCTGGAGGCGCTGGCCGCCGGCACGGAGAACGCCCGGTATCCGCTGGCATTGCAGAGCGAGGACGGCGCGCTCGTGCTCGACTGGCGGCCCCTGCTCGATGCAGTACTCGCCGACCTGGTGCGTGGCATCGATCGCACCCGTATCGCCGCCCGCATCCACAACGGCCTCGCCGCCGGCATCGCGCAGGTGTGCGCGCGCGCTGACGTCGAGACCGTTGCACTGTCCGGCGGCTGCTTCCAGAACCGGCTGCTGCTGGAGCGGACGGTCTCGCTGCTGCGCACGCAGGGGCACGAGGTGCTGCTGCATGCGCAGGTACCCCCCAATGACGGCGGCATTGCGCTCGGCCAGATCGCGGTCGCAGCCGCCCGGCTCGCGCAACAGGAGGTGTAA
- the hypB gene encoding hydrogenase nickel incorporation protein HypB, producing the protein MQVPVVQQILKANDQVALENEKTFRANGVRVVNVMASPGAGKTSLILQVLERLRSLPEQLGAGVIEGDIASSIDADLIAAHGVPVVQINTGGNCHLDAPMIRSALEHLPLDSIDLLFIENVGNLICPANYRLGADLNLVIASVPEGHDKPYKYPGMFASADLVVLNKYDLADVFEFDDAAFERGVRMVNPTAPIHRVSARTGDGVQAWLSELLQQLALQPA; encoded by the coding sequence ATGCAGGTACCGGTGGTCCAGCAGATCCTGAAGGCGAACGACCAGGTCGCGCTGGAGAACGAGAAGACCTTCCGGGCGAACGGCGTGCGCGTGGTCAACGTCATGGCGTCGCCGGGGGCCGGCAAGACATCGCTGATCCTGCAGGTGCTGGAGCGGCTCCGCAGTCTGCCGGAGCAGCTCGGGGCGGGGGTGATCGAGGGTGACATCGCATCCAGCATCGATGCCGACCTGATCGCGGCGCACGGTGTGCCCGTCGTCCAGATCAACACGGGCGGCAACTGCCACCTGGACGCGCCGATGATCCGCTCCGCACTGGAGCACCTGCCGCTCGACTCGATCGACCTGCTGTTCATCGAGAACGTCGGCAACCTGATCTGTCCGGCGAACTACCGGCTCGGCGCCGACCTGAACCTGGTGATCGCGAGCGTGCCGGAGGGTCACGACAAGCCGTACAAGTATCCGGGCATGTTCGCGAGCGCCGACCTCGTCGTGCTGAACAAGTACGACCTCGCCGACGTCTTCGAGTTCGACGATGCCGCGTTCGAGCGCGGCGTCCGCATGGTCAACCCGACCGCTCCCATCCACCGCGTCTCGGCACGTACAGGAGACGGCGTGCAGGCATGGCTGTCCGAACTGCTGCAGCAGCTCGCCCTGCAGCCCGCGTGA
- a CDS encoding amidohydrolase family protein, with translation MSRLLTAARARAATASIIAPFMLLLAPAGLSAQQDSADTSNGKWDVARSLGPTQTIRFETDEATWVNVTVSPDGGTIVFDVLGDLYAMPITGGEARRITSGPAYDMQPRYSPDGSMIAYISDAGGGHNVWVMDADFTNPRQLTEEQQRLVNSPAWSPDGQYIYVRKHFVQQRSLGAGEVWMYHVSGGDGLQVTERNGWQKDAGEPAISPDGRYLYYSRDVTPGQTFEYNKDPYGTIYAIIRRDLRTGEEERYVNRPGGSITPLPSPDGRRLAFIRRVDLETVLFLKDVETGREWPVFDRLDRDMQEAWSIHGVYPQYAWLPDDRTIVIWGEGKLWRVDTETQQFAEIPYRVQVEQVVHEPLRFPVEVAPDEFPVRMLRDVTTSPDGRHVAYSALGRIYVRQMPDGEPRRLTRGDATESAPRFSPDGRSIVFASWDDTDAGRIRVALVDGSNLRDVVTTPGHYTQPSFSPDGRWIVYRAVGDDDIRGLMYAESPGVFVVSADGRGEPRKVTDSGNAPMFDHTGERIYLRGSRDGKMTLYSVDLNGADEVVHFESENATDIVPSPDGQWVAFAERYHAYVAAFPHTGRTITLGPRVSGYPVARISRDAGMYLHWSGDGSRVHWTLGPEYFTRTLDRTFAFLSDGGAEPAEPEAAGVQIGFTTSADTPTGTVALTGGRIITMAPEGGSTPRVIENGTIVVRENRIVAVGPAASVQVPGDAERVDVTGRTIIPGIIDVHAHVGGESAGILAQQSWPLLANLAFGVTTSHDPSNSTETVFTNSEMIRAGLKLGPRLYSTGTILYGAETPFKAVVENYEDALSHLRRMKAVGAISVKSYNHQRRDARQMIVKAGHETGIMVVPEGGSLYYFNVSHILDGHTGVEHSLPVPVLYDDIVTLFAESQVGYTPTAIVGYGGLSGEYYFYQHMDVWRHELLNRFTPRDVVLPRSRRRLMAADDDWNHIRIMQGAKEVYDAGGLVQLGAHGQLQGLGAHWELWMFEQGGMSPIEALDVATLMGARYLGMDRDLGSLEPGKLADLVVLERNPLENIRNTDSVQMVMVNGRLFDAATLQELAGRERWAERPPLYFENP, from the coding sequence ATGTCGAGACTGCTCACCGCCGCGCGAGCACGCGCGGCGACCGCATCCATCATCGCCCCTTTCATGCTGCTGCTGGCGCCCGCCGGACTGAGCGCGCAGCAGGACTCGGCGGACACGTCGAACGGGAAGTGGGACGTCGCGCGGAGCCTCGGCCCGACGCAGACGATCCGGTTCGAGACCGACGAGGCGACGTGGGTCAACGTCACGGTGAGCCCCGACGGCGGCACGATCGTCTTCGACGTGCTGGGTGACCTCTATGCCATGCCGATCACGGGTGGTGAGGCGCGCCGGATCACGTCTGGCCCCGCGTATGACATGCAGCCGCGCTACAGCCCGGACGGCAGCATGATCGCGTACATCAGCGACGCGGGCGGCGGCCACAACGTGTGGGTGATGGACGCGGACTTCACGAATCCGCGCCAGCTCACCGAGGAGCAGCAGCGCCTGGTCAACAGCCCCGCCTGGTCGCCGGACGGCCAGTACATCTACGTGCGCAAGCATTTCGTGCAGCAGCGCTCGCTGGGGGCGGGCGAGGTGTGGATGTACCACGTGAGCGGCGGCGACGGGCTGCAGGTCACCGAGCGCAACGGCTGGCAGAAGGATGCGGGTGAGCCGGCGATCTCGCCCGACGGCCGCTACCTGTATTACAGCAGGGACGTCACGCCGGGCCAGACGTTCGAGTACAACAAGGACCCGTACGGCACCATCTACGCGATCATCCGGCGCGACCTGCGGACCGGCGAGGAGGAGCGGTACGTGAACCGGCCGGGCGGCTCGATCACGCCGCTGCCGTCGCCGGACGGACGTCGCCTGGCGTTCATCCGCCGCGTCGATCTCGAGACCGTGCTGTTCCTGAAGGACGTCGAGACGGGGCGCGAGTGGCCGGTCTTCGACCGGCTCGACCGCGACATGCAGGAGGCCTGGTCGATCCACGGCGTCTACCCTCAGTACGCGTGGCTGCCGGACGACCGCACGATCGTGATCTGGGGCGAGGGCAAGCTCTGGCGTGTGGACACGGAGACGCAGCAGTTCGCGGAGATCCCGTATCGCGTGCAGGTCGAGCAGGTGGTGCACGAGCCGCTGCGGTTCCCGGTCGAGGTCGCGCCGGACGAGTTCCCGGTGCGCATGCTGCGCGACGTCACGACGTCACCCGACGGGCGCCACGTCGCCTACTCCGCACTCGGCCGCATCTACGTCAGGCAGATGCCCGACGGCGAGCCGAGGCGGCTCACGCGCGGCGATGCCACGGAATCCGCGCCCCGCTTCTCGCCCGACGGCCGCTCGATCGTATTCGCGAGCTGGGACGATACGGATGCCGGCCGCATCCGCGTCGCGCTCGTCGACGGTTCCAACCTGCGCGACGTGGTGACCACGCCAGGCCACTACACGCAGCCGTCGTTCTCGCCCGACGGCCGCTGGATCGTCTATCGCGCCGTCGGTGACGACGACATCCGCGGCCTCATGTATGCCGAGAGCCCAGGCGTCTTCGTCGTGAGCGCCGACGGCCGCGGCGAGCCGCGCAAGGTGACCGACAGCGGCAACGCGCCGATGTTCGATCACACGGGCGAGCGCATCTACCTGCGCGGCAGCCGTGACGGCAAGATGACGCTGTACTCGGTGGACCTGAACGGCGCCGACGAGGTCGTGCACTTCGAGTCGGAGAACGCGACGGACATCGTGCCGTCACCGGACGGCCAGTGGGTGGCATTCGCCGAGCGGTATCACGCCTACGTCGCTGCGTTCCCGCACACCGGCCGCACGATCACGCTCGGGCCGCGCGTGAGCGGCTACCCCGTCGCGCGCATCTCGCGCGACGCCGGCATGTACCTGCACTGGTCGGGCGACGGCAGCCGCGTGCACTGGACGCTGGGGCCGGAATACTTCACCCGCACGCTCGACCGCACGTTCGCGTTCCTCTCCGACGGCGGTGCAGAGCCTGCCGAGCCGGAAGCCGCCGGTGTGCAGATCGGCTTCACGACGTCGGCCGACACCCCGACCGGCACGGTCGCGCTGACCGGCGGCCGCATCATCACGATGGCGCCCGAGGGCGGCAGCACGCCCCGCGTGATCGAGAACGGCACGATCGTCGTGCGCGAGAACCGCATCGTCGCGGTGGGACCTGCCGCCAGCGTGCAGGTGCCCGGCGACGCCGAGCGCGTCGACGTCACCGGCCGCACGATCATCCCCGGCATCATCGACGTCCATGCGCACGTGGGAGGCGAGAGCGCCGGCATCCTCGCGCAGCAGAGCTGGCCGCTGCTGGCGAACCTGGCCTTCGGCGTGACCACCTCGCACGACCCGTCCAACAGCACGGAGACGGTCTTCACCAACAGCGAGATGATCCGTGCGGGGCTGAAGCTCGGGCCGCGACTGTACTCGACGGGCACGATCCTGTACGGCGCGGAGACGCCGTTCAAGGCGGTGGTCGAGAACTACGAGGATGCGCTCTCGCACCTGCGCCGCATGAAGGCGGTCGGCGCGATCAGCGTGAAGAGCTACAACCACCAGCGGCGCGACGCGCGGCAGATGATCGTGAAGGCGGGCCATGAGACCGGCATCATGGTCGTGCCGGAGGGCGGCTCGCTCTACTACTTCAACGTCTCGCACATCCTGGACGGCCACACCGGTGTCGAGCACTCGCTGCCGGTGCCCGTGCTGTACGATGACATCGTGACGCTGTTCGCCGAGAGCCAGGTCGGCTACACGCCGACCGCGATCGTCGGCTACGGCGGACTGTCTGGCGAGTACTACTTCTACCAGCACATGGACGTGTGGCGGCACGAATTGCTGAACCGCTTCACGCCGCGCGACGTGGTGCTGCCCCGCTCGCGGCGCCGGCTCATGGCCGCGGACGACGACTGGAATCACATCCGCATCATGCAGGGCGCGAAGGAGGTGTACGACGCCGGTGGCCTCGTGCAGCTGGGCGCGCACGGCCAGCTCCAGGGGCTGGGCGCCCACTGGGAGCTGTGGATGTTCGAGCAGGGCGGCATGAGCCCGATCGAGGCGCTGGACGTCGCTACACTGATGGGCGCCCGCTACCTGGGGATGGACCGCGACCTCGGCTCACTGGAGCCGGGCAAGCTCGCGGACCTCGTCGTGCTGGAGCGCAACCCGCTCGAGAACATCCGCAACACCGACAGCGTGCAGATGGTCATGGTCAACGGCCGTCTCTTCGATGCCGCCACCCTGCAGGAGCTGGCTGGCCGCGAGCGCTGGGCCGAGCGGCCGCCGCTGTACTTCGAGAACCCGTAG